tgcaagtaaaggcaatgGCAAGGTGGACCAATCTTGAGTTGGACAGCTCTggggctaaatgtacatagtcagctgatcggccgccacagccgagggatggtacagggacaggagaacctaaaatgtttattttccccttagagtggccagtagttgtatatatcctggaatttttgtaaactgtccttaaactctatttcttttgggatcccatgtacgaaatgttcatttaaatgaaatgtatcttttatgaccataATCTTTTAActctagttcaattatagtttcagtaacacgcttctaactaaatgacttgattagcaagtcttgcacctttataaacacacagtgtaacggtcttggctacccagggcgttacaccttgtattttaacaaaatatatattcGGATCTCTGTTATGAATAATGCTCATTCGATATCTTGAATTTATAAAATCGTTATAAAAGAGTACCTGATGACTATTATTAAGGATATAGGGTACCACTTTATACAAAATTTTAAATTACAACACACTTGATAATCATTATCGAAAATATGTAGTAGCAGAGGTTTATTTCGTTAAAACGCAATCTAACACAGAGTTAggcatgtaaatggggcgggtctgccccACCCCGCAAGCACTTTGCCCCACCCGCCCCAATTAGTTTCTTGGAGTGGGACAAGTCACCCCGccccatttaatttttttttaaagaaacattaaattataattttagaattatCCCTAagcttaaatattattttttattgcaatCCTTATTTTTTACACTTCGTATCAATTACACcctcaaatattttattttgttttttattttaaaatttacaaaaataaatacaagaataaggatgaattataaaaaaaaacacatatttttcaatatttataattctttCATTGAGTAGTTGTGGCAAAAGAAACCTCTCAAGGACAACCGTTTGACTAATGCTTTTAAAGTAGAGGTCCAACTTTCTGGAATTGACCAAGATCTCACCTCCATTGGAGCTACTCTTCACTACTAGATGGCATACAGACTCCAAGACCACGCTCTGGATCTTTCCTTGCCAACAAATGACGAAGAATTACTGGTCACAGTGGACTCTACCCAAGTTCCAACATGCACTCATATTCCAAGGCAAATCTCTACAGATGATCTTATGAAGATTTTGCCTAGTTCATGGATAACAAATTATGAGATGCTCCATCAACCTCAAAAAGTTGTCCAGACTTTTACTGAACCATCTTATCATAAACAAGAGGATGGCTCTGTCGAAATAATCTTTGACAGAACTCAAACCAAGGCTCCCAGTTGCTTTACCACCTAGTATATGATGACTTCCGTCACACCAGCTAATGTGGAAATCCAATCCTTCGATTCTCATGGCAGTCCTATTTATGCTTTCGAATCTACGGATGGACATAAGTATTGGGATGTTTGCGACTGCAAAAGTTGCCTAATATTGGAAGAAGACCTCCCAAAGCCAAAGCAACGTCCGAGCTCAGGAAAACGACTTAAGCAACAGCTAAATCAAGGAGAAAAGGAAATAGGATTGTTAGGCCAACCCTCTGGAAagtttgactatatagtcaaataTTCTACTCCCAAAGGCTTACCTGACTCTCCTCCAGAACCAACTGGATGGGACATTGAGCTTCCTCCCACAGGCTCCCAAGAGCCTCCACTTTCGGTTCCCCAATAGAACATTTTGCCATGCTACAAAAAGACAGCAAAATGGATGCAACATCATGGAGAAGCTTTTCCTGCTCAAAAtcagttacaacaaattccacaAGTATGTATGATGACTACTACTGATTATGAGTCAGATTTTCCTCCACTCAAGAAATTTGACAAGCAAGATGACCAAGGTACAGTCTCTCACCAACCAAAGGTTCAAAACTCTACAACCAGGAATGCATATGGGACTCTCAAAAAGATATCTCCGGCCGAAGAAGTTCTCAATTGGCAATCAGAAAATATGATTGcccaaaacaaggtcttaaaACAATTTGAGTTACAGAATACCAGAATAGAGACGGCAGTAAAACAATCCTAGAATACTGTCATTGACAAACTCACTGCAAAGATCCAACAGACTCATGAAGAGCTTCTAGCTATCATCAAAGCAAACTCAGTTCCGATGCCAGTATTCCTAGCAAAAGAAGCTGAGATGAAGAGCCTCAAAACCCAATATGAATCCCTCAAGAATCGGTTCTGCCAACAAGAACCGACAAAGGCACCTTCAACTAGCTATTTGGGAACTTCGTCCCCGTTCGGGATAACTACGACGCCAATCCCTTGGTAGTTTGCTACAATACCGAAAACCTCTCAGCCTTTTCCTATTACTGGATCTGGACCTTgtgttttttaaaatagtaaaaATAAGCCCCTGAAATcaattttggtcaacaaaatattaaatatccccaaaataccctatgttttttaggttttaaaataatagaaaatatatttaatgaaTTTAAGATATTACaaagaaaaactaaaaataaaaagaatcaaataaatgaaatagaagaggtaaaaggaaaggaaaaatcgTTTTACCTTTTCGTCTTCCTCAAGCAACTGGAGAAAACCAGAGGAAGAAAGACGACGACATCAAAAGCACTAACCTGCGATTTCGTGCTGAAGGAGTCGAGTGCGGAGTGGAAACTCATACCCACAAGGTGAGTCCTGCATTTGAGCAGTTCTTCCTTCTTCTTGTTCAAAGGAGCATAAGCTCTATACTTTTCAAAGGAGACTCATGTTTGACGATTATTTTGTCAATAATGCTGAAGAATCTGTAATGCTCTAAACTAATTTTGTTGTACTTTGACTGTAGGCAGGATCTGACATTAGTCCATATGGAAGAGGAATGGAGAATACGATTTGGGGCGTTTCACTGATGATGGGTTATCTTGGGTATTAGTTTGAAACTTATTTCTGttataattttattgaaacttgtTGCTACTAGCTGTAATAATTTTCATTTTTAATCATCCATTTATATTTGAGCTTTAATAGTTTGAGGAGGTGTTGTACTGACTGCATTATAATTCTATTCACCCCAGTTCACGACCTTGTATGTCTCTTTACTTTGAAACAGATAGAACTACTCATTTGCATTTAGAACTTGACCTTTTAAATgtttaaaatagaaattttaGGGGGAAGGCCATCTATTTAGTCTTATACTCAAAAGTGTATCTACAGGTTTGATGGCTTCACCAGTGATATTGGGTTGCAGGTAGCAACAGCTAGTCAATTTTTTATTTCTTACACAATCTGAACATTTGGTGCTCTCACATTTGCCATAATAATGACCACAAGACAGGTACTTTTTTATAACTATTCAGAACAAAAATTTCTTTTTTCATCATTAGCTAATGACTATTGACAAACCATGGTTTATGACTTTTCATTTTGGTGATATAAAGTTGGTGAGCATTTTGTTGTCATGCTTGTGGTTTTCCCACCCTCTTAGCTGGGAACAATTCATTGGAGTAGTAAGTCTCAAGTCTCATATCTTAATTATACTTTATATCTTTCCTCAAAGGAAGTCTAAATTATAGATTGactaaagtttttttttcttttcagaatataattgtttttaaaaatataaaattagatGCTATAGGaaatttttcctttttctttctctctttattttcatgtaattactTTTAAAATTCTACCTTGCTCAAAATGCATAGTAAGttttatagtttatttatttactCTTTCTTCTTATGGCCCTTGAAATACAAACTCTCTTTTCACATTCATAAGTTGAACCAAATTATAGATTGGTGTGCTTAATTATGCACATCTCtgttgattttgttttattattattttaattatacaGACCCTCTTCTTGTTCTGTTTTTTTCTCCAACTCATTCATTGGAAGGCTGAAGAAAATTAGGGCAAAAGTTAATGTCCTTCATCCTCCTTTTACTGTGTTTCCCTCCATTTAATTTCCTTCTTCCTCCTATTACCATGCGTTTCATTCCATTTTTTCTTCCCCTTCGTTTGTCCTACTTGTAAGGGGTATTAAAAAATTTATGGGTTTTGCAAGTTTCAAATTATGTTTTAGGTGTATATGGGTTTTTCAAGTTTCAATTTTTGGGGGTGGATATTACATTTTGGGTGGTTATGGGTTTTGTATATTTTGTATGctcatctaattttttttattcaaacagGACAATGACATCCTACAACAACATTTCTATATGCAAAAATCGTGTGAAGTTCATAAATAAGAAATGTGAATGTGGAAAGAAGTGTTTGGTGAAAATTATTGACTCAATAAATAATCCATACACACTTTATTTTTGTTGCCAATTTGTAGAGAGAGATGTGAATATTTCTCATGGTGGGGAAATGAAGACGTTGGATATGAAGGTATCCAGAAGGAATAAAAAGAGCAAGAAGAAAGTTTACTGTGATATGCTTCAAATATGATACATTGCAAAGCTTCGAAGTAAATATCAATGCTGGGAAATTGTTCAAAATTTTCACAACAAAAGTCTTGTTCTTTTGTGTATGATAATAATCTAATAATAATGTATTGTAATGGTACCTTTTTAGAAGATCTTATTGTACTTTACTTCAATTTTATAAGAAATTAATCTAAAGTTGGTATGCAAAGTATTATTTGTTAATTGCACTAGTATATATACACCAATGTCCATCAACCATGCTTTCATTAGATAGATAAAATACTACATTCTTCAATTAGTAAAGTAAATAAGATAATAACAAAAATACATTTGTGTTgcttacaaggttcaaaatgcaGTAACCAAAATACATTTTTGGTATTAGACTTAGAGTGTTGAGTCAATTTAAGCCAAAATGCAGTCACTGTGTGGGCATTCAGAAAGACCATTTTTTTCAAAAGAGAAACCCACCTCAGACCTAAACTGACAAATCTATTGCATTCACCGTGTTGGTTGAGTTTGGAACAAATCTAGTGGTAGCTCAACTGTGGTCAACTCCTCAGCCTCAGTTTCTTGAGCATGTTCTTCAACTTCATTCTCAGATTGTTCCATATCCTACATTAAGCAAGCAGTTAAAAATAGACACAAAAGAGATCATGGTTAGTGATGTATAAGCAATCAAAAAATTTAACCTGGATTGTTGCATGACGAATGCCACCACGACCTCTACCACGGGGTCTTCCTCTACCTCTCCCTCGGTTTCCTTGAGTAGAATTTGTGTTTGGTGCAACAGTCGTGGTTGCCTTATCCTTGCTTTGGCCCCTACCTATTCCTCTACCTCGTCCCCTGCCTCTTCTTTGTACTGGAGTTGTTGGTGCTGGATGTTCTACAATTGGAGGTGCCTTGCATGTATGTCTAGTATGACCAATTTCCTTACAATTTTTGCAAGTCTTTGAGCTGGATATAGGTTTCAAGGTCCGCTCTTCCCCTGCAACCTTCCTTCTACGATGCTTTTTTGGTCTCCCTGGTTGTCTTCTAACTGGTGGGGGAAAAAGGAGTTCATCCTCAAAAGGAGGCCACATGGACTCATCTGGTAATGGGTGTATGACTTTTTCATAAGTCTTTCTCCATTGTTCTGTTGTGAAGTAATTTGAACAGTAGTCATAAATGTTTGCCCTTATACTATTGATGCATGCAGCTGCATGAACATAAGGGTACCCTCGAATTTTCCACTGACCACAAATACAATAACCTTCATCTAATCTCACAGTGTAGCTGTTGTTCTTGTAGTCCACTTGAAACTCATAATCCCATACTCTAGTGACTTGAGCAAATCTTGATTTCTTCAAAATTTCAGTAACTTTCAGTTGTAtttttggagttaatttttcttgCCACCTATCAGCCGTGACCTTCCTTGCATACATCATATTTGAATTCTGGATTCGAAGGCCTTCTAGCAAATCTATTGGAGGCTTGAAGCGAACCTCTTCTATCCAGTCATTAAATGATTCGACGTGGTTGTTTGTTAAGTGTTCAACTTTGACATTTGGGTCGAAACAACTCATCGTCCAATGTTTAGGATCTATGTTTGACAACCATGTGTACGCCTCCTTGTTGAATGATTTGATTTGGTTCATAATATTatgaaatttttgtaagtttGTCGTTTCAGCAGCTGCCCAAAAGTAGTTTTTCAAGTAAGAAGTGCCAAAATCTTTCACCATATTATTTTCAATATGGAAACAGCAGTAACGATGGCTAACATTTGGTATAGTGCTTACGGCTTCTATTAACCCCTGCATCATATGAAATTTGTGTATTGTCATTCTATAATAATACTATAATAATAATTTTCtccaatctatcaatcaccttagtTTATCACCTAGGAAGCAAATCAATCAAATGCAATAGATTAGAAAATAGGCTATACCTTTTGTCTATCACTCATTATGCACCAAGGTTGTCCATTGATGGCTTTTTCTCCAATTGCCTCAGTTAAAAGCTGTAGAAACCACTTCCATCTTTCATTATTCTCAGCTTCCACTATGGCATAAGCAATGGGATAAAAGTGCATGTTTGCATCGAGTCCAACAGCAGATAATAGTATACCCTTATAAGGGCTTTTCAGATGGCAACCATCTAGGCCAAAAAAAGGTTTGCATCCAGTTAAAAATCCAGCTTTTACACCTTCATAACAAACAAAGCACCTCTTAAATTGAGGCTTCATTACTGGGGGAATAGAATCTGAAGCTTCATTGCCATCTTCTATAGTTTTTGTTTCCACAGCTACTAGCTCAGATTGCACAATAGTTGTACTACCAGGGTTGGTGGCTATAATCATTGATGCATATCTTCTCATCTTGCCATAAGACTGCACATGGTCACCCTCAATTTCACCTTTGGCCTTCCATAACCTCCTGTTGTCGACCTCAATCCCATACTCATTCTTCAAGTGTTCTCGCATACCCTTCAAATTCATTTCTGGATTCGATTGGAACAACCTTCTCAGTTTCATCCTTAGCCAAGTACTATTTGCTGTCCTATTTCTTCGCACACACTGACATGTATGGCTTGGGTTGAGTGTTTTTATCACAAAATTTCTTTGATCAGGGGTGATTGAGGCGTGTACCCTCCATGGGCAGCCAATTCCTCTGCAACCATATGTTAGCCTAATTCTTTCAtgcttgattttttttaagtTCAAAACCTTCCTACACTGCAAAATCTTTCAGGATGTCACCAAAATGTCGGTAGTCGCGGAATCTCAACCATTGTCGAAGCACTATCCTTCCATCAACATAAATTTGCTCATTTTTAGGTACATAAATGTTTGAGTTAAGATCAATTTCATCTCTTCTAATTCTTTTCCAATTTATGTGGCCCTCTTCTTCACTATCATAACATTGCCCAGTTGCATGTTTTGCATCACTACTTGTCAATGATGTCATCTCAGCATTTGTACTCTCACCATCCTCTTCACTGTAGTGCTTTCCTTCTTTCCATTCTAGGTCACTGTCATCTGTAGGTGATGATAGTGATTGTAGTTGTTCACCTTCATAGACAATATGACTGCCCTTTTGAGTTTCATACATATGCCTTTCACTTGGACCAACCACGTTTGATGAGCTAGGACAATGGTAGGTCAAAAACATTGGACCTAGCTGGGGTGAATATCTTGTTGTGACTGAGATTGTAACAACATTggcaaaaaaaaattagatacataattttaaaatacaacaacaataaaaacaaTTTCACTCATTACCTATAACACATGGAGTATCATTTTCCATTTCAGCTTCAGTGGTTGCCTTCTCAGTTCCAGCAACTTGTGTTTCCTCAGTAATTGAAGTTCTCAACCTGGATAGGGAAGGACATGCCCTTTTCCTTGCAACTTGTTTCATCCTCTTTGGTCGTGGCAAGTTTGGATTGgcatttgtaattttagttgggTCAACTGCATTTTCAATTGGGTCAACTTCATATACAGAGTCTattagaatagcaaatacaccaTCTGCATTGCCACTTGGTGCAGGGACTTCAGTCACCTCATCATTCTCTACAACTACATCAGATGGTAACTCTTGCAATGCAGTGGTTTGAACCATGGTTTTGTGGTACATTATTGGTCACCAATGGGGTGCTGTTATTAGAAATGTCAATTGGTCAATGAGGTATTCATACTACAAATACAAATCAAACAAAATAAACTAACTCAAAGCAGTAACAAAGCCAAACTGATTGCATGTGTATTATAGTTTTAATAATGGCaatcttttgtattttttaacATAACAATTGGGAAACATGGAGGTGCTCATTTTATACAGATGTTTTGAGGAGAATATATATTCATTCCCTAATCAAACTTTTGGAGAACATCCCATTATTTCTACATATGTGttaaccctgattttgggcaactgacacggagtcaaaatacgcttaacgtggatgaatgcgttgaaaagaatgtgatgacaaaaataataagaacacgatattttatagtggttcggccccaggatctggtaataacctacgtccacttagattgttattgatataaaatcaaagggagtgatcaaagaactagggttcaatgagtttcaccaacctctgaagaacaatacaatgtgattgatatgataactctaatctcaaacgatttagaagtcaaaaaagaaaaaaggccCCCCTTCCCTGAgccttcttcttctatttataagctcagggaagatttacattgatttgttacagatattatttcctaaataatcggatactcaggaaatcatgggagagaatttcggattccatcataactgcctaagatttcttTCGCGTATTAcgtgcatacgaccagactggtcgcttgaagagaccgatcgcatgataacgaatatcttcctggtcgatagtcgaacacaggttatGCCAGGTGCCAGCCATGTGTAATTAATGCccgccatgtcattcacttctgatttttgggataacatttgccccccaagtttgtttagtgcgactagtaataaagaaacttaagggaacaatcGTTCACCTTCCCACGTCTGTCAgagtccccgtgcattttcgaaagccgtgacataattatgtctaatcaagccttttcggtttccaaaaaggaaatctgacggcttgtccacttccccacatttcgaaagtgggaagtgatgattaccgccTTTTGGCTGTCCCTTCGCTCCCTATAAGTAGGTCTTTCTTCTCTTTCAAGAAATTTTTACCCATcacctttgccaaaaacttcaagaacttgcaccagtgtTCATAGCTTCGAAAACGTCTGACGTCTTGCCGCAGGCCTTCAGATTCAGGTTTGTGTCTTTCTCCGAATCCCCATTTTCGCTCAGGTAAGAACTTCGTTCTTTAAGCTTtttattacgccatgcatgccatttttGTACTCTGTGAtctgcgttcttgaatagggttttaaaAATTTCTTGGTATAAGCCATCCATTGCTAGGTAGAAGTGCATTTTTATGCCTTGTATAGGTTAGGTCGACACCTTGATATATAGAATCTTTGATTTAGGgcgttaggttgacgaaagattcaacctttaagccaggtgaaaaaaccgaaattttttttttgctcttcaggagtcgaaaaagttctctttTCAGAAAACGGTTTACTTTTCCTTTTGTTTTCATCC
This genomic interval from Humulus lupulus chromosome 8, drHumLupu1.1, whole genome shotgun sequence contains the following:
- the LOC133795997 gene encoding uncharacterized protein LOC133795997; translation: MKLRRLFQSNPEMNLKGMREHLKNEYGIEVDNRRLWKAKGEIEGDHVQSYGKMRRYASMIIATNPGSTTIVQSELVAVETKTIEDGNEASDSIPPVMKPQFKRCFVCYEGVKAGFLTGCKPFFGLDGCHLKSPYKGILLSAVGLDANMHFYPIAYAIVEAENNERWKWFLQLLTEAIGEKAINGQPWCIMSDRQKGLIEAVSTIPNVSHRYCCFHIENNMVKDFGTSYLKNYFWAAAETTNLQKFHNIMNQIKSFNKEAYTWLSNIDPKHWTMSCFDPNVKVEHLTNNHVESFNDWIEEVRFKPPIDLLEGLRIQNSNMMYARKVTADRWQEKLTPKIQLKVTEILKKSRFAQVTRVWDYEFQVDYKNNSYTVRLDEGYCICGQWKIRGYPYVHAAACINSIRANIYDYCSNYFTTEQWRKTYEKVIHPLPDESMWPPFEDELLFPPPVRRQPGRPKKHRRRKVAGEERTLKPISSSKTCKNCKEIGHTRHTCKAPPIVEHPAPTTPVQRRGRGRGRGIGRGQSKDKATTTVAPNTNSTQGNRGRGRGRPRGRGRGGIRHATIQDMEQSENEVEEHAQETEAEELTTVELPLDLFQTQPTR